In Candidatus Methylomirabilota bacterium, a single window of DNA contains:
- a CDS encoding ABC transporter ATP-binding protein: MLALADVHTYYGSIRALKGVSLTVEPREIVTLIGANGAGKTTTLRTILGAVRPAQGAVTFNGQRVDGLATDRIVRLGIAQSPEGRRIFPRMTVMENLEMGAFARADHDGIAADLERVLTLFPRLRERIGQKGGTLSGGEQQMLAIARALMARPSLLLLDEPSMGLSPILVETIFKIVQDINRQGTTILLVEQNARMALRVAHRGYVIQTGRIVVHDAASELLRSDLVRKTYLGEK; encoded by the coding sequence ATGCTCGCCCTCGCCGACGTCCACACCTATTACGGCAGCATCCGGGCGCTCAAGGGTGTGTCGCTCACCGTCGAGCCGCGCGAGATCGTCACCCTGATCGGCGCCAACGGCGCCGGCAAAACCACCACCCTGCGCACCATCCTCGGCGCAGTGCGCCCGGCCCAGGGCGCGGTCACCTTCAACGGACAGCGGGTGGACGGGCTCGCCACCGACCGCATCGTGCGCCTGGGCATCGCGCAGTCGCCCGAGGGCCGCCGCATCTTCCCGCGCATGACGGTGATGGAGAACCTCGAGATGGGCGCCTTCGCCCGCGCCGATCACGACGGCATCGCCGCCGATCTCGAGCGCGTGCTGACGCTGTTCCCGCGTCTCAGGGAGCGCATCGGCCAGAAGGGCGGCACGCTCTCCGGCGGCGAGCAGCAGATGCTGGCGATCGCGCGGGCCCTCATGGCGCGGCCGAGCCTGCTCCTGCTCGACGAGCCCTCCATGGGTCTCTCGCCCATCCTGGTGGAGACGATCTTCAAGATCGTGCAGGACATCAACCGCCAGGGCACGACCATCCTGCTCGTGGAGCAGAATGCGCGGATGGCCCTGCGCGTCGCCCACCGCGGCTACGTCATCCAGACGGGGCGCATCGTGGTCCACGATGCGGCGAGCGAGCTCCTCCGCTCGGACCTCGTCCGCAAGACCTACCTCGGCGAGAAGTAG
- a CDS encoding branched-chain amino acid ABC transporter ATP-binding protein/permease: MDARRALGMILLAAFVVAYPFIDRALGFQTVHAVSDGMIYVLLALGLNIVVGYAGLLDLGYAAFFAIGAYAMGLLNSPVLGSPLYGHAWSFWLCIWLAAAVSAGLGTLIGAPTLRVRGDYLAIITLGFGEIIPVAIRNLGDITIEIGGWRPIERLNLTGGENGVNPVGRPYLPGVPFETDPMPWYYLILVIGALSLWAMSRLQDSRLGRAWMAIREDETAADCTGVNPITTKLLAFALGASFSGFAGSVYAAKLQAITPGAFEFQVSIMLLCMVVLGGAGTLHGAILGAMLITVFDRVILAETTFLARWVGKSLGVSWLAAVDLTLWRWFFFGLGLVLVMLLRPQGLAGRARQPARPAEIDDRVDPAPTAAPRSEAIPAWLRERAHAQAGDGAGPILQVRGLAKRFGGVVALNDVDLVVPRGGIVGLIGPNGAGKTTFFNVVTGLVSPDGGAITFEGRALVGLRPNAIVGRGIARTFQSIRLFANMTVRENVLVGEHCRLQSSVPGAVLRPPAVRAEEARARERAQSLLAFVGLGDKGDDLARNLPYGDQRRLEIARALATEPRLLLLDEPTAGMNPRETDTLTELIGLLRRELGLAVLLIEHDMQVVMSISDRITVLDYGTRIAEGTPAEIQRHPRVIEAYLGTGYEPEAIAPSGTR; encoded by the coding sequence GTGGACGCGCGCCGCGCGCTGGGCATGATCCTGCTCGCCGCGTTCGTGGTCGCCTATCCATTCATCGACCGCGCCCTGGGCTTTCAGACCGTCCATGCCGTGTCGGACGGGATGATCTACGTGCTCCTGGCCCTCGGCCTCAACATCGTAGTCGGCTACGCGGGCCTGCTCGACCTGGGCTACGCGGCGTTCTTCGCCATCGGCGCCTACGCGATGGGCCTCCTCAACTCGCCCGTGCTGGGCTCGCCCCTGTACGGGCACGCGTGGAGCTTCTGGCTTTGCATCTGGCTCGCCGCCGCGGTCTCGGCGGGCCTCGGCACGCTGATCGGCGCGCCGACCCTGCGGGTCCGCGGCGACTATCTGGCCATCATCACCCTGGGCTTCGGCGAGATCATCCCGGTGGCCATCCGCAACCTCGGCGACATCACCATCGAGATCGGCGGTTGGCGGCCCATCGAGCGGTTGAATCTCACGGGCGGCGAGAACGGCGTGAATCCGGTGGGCCGCCCGTATCTCCCCGGCGTGCCCTTCGAGACCGACCCGATGCCGTGGTACTACCTCATCCTCGTCATCGGCGCGCTCTCGCTCTGGGCGATGAGCCGCCTCCAGGATTCGCGGCTGGGACGGGCGTGGATGGCCATTCGCGAGGACGAGACGGCCGCCGATTGCACCGGCGTCAATCCCATCACCACCAAGCTCCTGGCCTTCGCGCTGGGCGCCTCGTTCTCGGGGTTCGCCGGCTCGGTCTACGCGGCGAAGCTTCAGGCCATCACCCCGGGCGCGTTCGAGTTCCAGGTCTCCATCATGCTCCTGTGCATGGTGGTGCTCGGTGGCGCGGGTACCCTGCACGGCGCGATCCTCGGCGCCATGCTCATCACCGTCTTCGATCGCGTCATCCTCGCGGAAACCACCTTCCTCGCCAGATGGGTCGGCAAGAGCCTCGGGGTATCCTGGCTCGCCGCCGTCGATCTCACGCTGTGGCGCTGGTTCTTCTTCGGCCTGGGGCTGGTGCTGGTGATGCTGCTCCGGCCGCAGGGTCTGGCCGGCCGGGCTCGCCAGCCGGCGCGGCCCGCCGAGATCGACGATCGCGTGGATCCCGCGCCGACGGCGGCCCCGCGCAGCGAGGCCATTCCCGCCTGGCTCCGCGAACGGGCCCACGCGCAGGCCGGCGACGGCGCGGGGCCCATTCTCCAGGTGCGTGGCCTCGCCAAGCGGTTTGGCGGGGTGGTCGCGCTGAACGACGTCGACCTCGTGGTACCCCGCGGCGGCATCGTGGGGCTGATCGGCCCCAACGGCGCGGGGAAGACCACCTTCTTCAACGTGGTGACGGGCCTCGTGTCCCCCGACGGCGGCGCCATCACCTTCGAGGGCCGCGCGCTCGTCGGCCTGCGTCCGAACGCCATCGTGGGCCGAGGCATCGCGCGCACCTTCCAGTCGATTCGCCTCTTCGCCAACATGACGGTGCGCGAGAACGTGCTGGTGGGCGAGCACTGTCGGCTCCAGAGCTCCGTACCGGGCGCGGTGCTCCGCCCGCCCGCGGTGCGGGCGGAGGAGGCGCGGGCGCGCGAGCGCGCGCAGAGCCTGCTCGCCTTCGTGGGCCTCGGCGACAAGGGCGACGACCTCGCGCGCAACCTGCCCTACGGCGATCAGCGCCGCCTCGAGATCGCGCGCGCGCTCGCCACCGAGCCCCGCCTGCTGCTCCTCGACGAGCCCACCGCGGGCATGAACCCCCGCGAGACGGACACGCTGACCGAGCTGATCGGCCTCCTGCGGCGCGAGCTGGGGCTGGCCGTCCTGCTCATCGAGCACGACATGCAGGTCGTCATGTCGATCTCGGACCGCATCACCGTGCTCGACTACGGCACGCGCATCGCCGAGGGCACGCCTGCCGAGATCCAGCGCCACCCCCGGGTCATCGAGGCGTATCTCGGGACCGGCTACGAGCCGGAAGCCATCGCGCCGAGCGGGACGCGGTAG
- a CDS encoding branched-chain amino acid ABC transporter permease, with product MEWWEVLVQQTINGLTRGAVFALIALGYTMVYGIIELINFAHGDVFMLGLFISLAWFSLFGISSTLGLWQLVTLLPLVFVLTMLSTAVINVSIDRVAYRPLRRSTRLAPLITAIGVSFMLENLALLWKGPAPIAYPDVFPSVDILREWFGVDSAIFITTKDILVVGATIPLMIALNYFVTHTRWGKAMRATAQDRETAQAMGIDVERTILVTFLVGGALAGAAGLIQGLYYNIGMWWMGYQAGLRAFTAAVLGGIGNMPGAALGGLVIGFLSAWSDQYISARWTNAIVFSILILVLVFRPQGLLGDRTPEKV from the coding sequence GTGGAGTGGTGGGAAGTTCTCGTTCAGCAGACCATCAACGGCCTCACTCGCGGGGCCGTCTTCGCCCTCATCGCGCTCGGCTACACCATGGTCTACGGCATCATCGAGCTGATCAACTTCGCCCACGGTGACGTCTTCATGCTGGGCCTGTTCATCTCGCTGGCGTGGTTCAGCCTGTTCGGCATCTCCTCCACGCTCGGGCTGTGGCAGCTCGTCACCCTCCTCCCCCTGGTGTTCGTGCTGACCATGCTGAGCACCGCCGTCATCAACGTCTCCATCGACCGCGTGGCCTATCGGCCGCTGCGGCGCTCCACGCGGCTGGCCCCGCTCATCACCGCCATCGGCGTGTCGTTCATGCTCGAGAACCTCGCGCTGCTGTGGAAGGGCCCTGCGCCCATCGCCTATCCCGACGTGTTCCCGTCGGTGGACATCCTCCGTGAGTGGTTCGGCGTGGACTCGGCCATCTTCATCACCACCAAGGACATCCTCGTCGTCGGCGCGACCATTCCCCTCATGATCGCCCTCAACTACTTCGTGACCCACACCCGCTGGGGCAAGGCCATGCGCGCCACCGCCCAGGACCGCGAGACCGCGCAGGCGATGGGCATCGACGTGGAGCGAACGATTCTCGTCACTTTCCTCGTGGGCGGCGCCCTCGCCGGCGCGGCGGGGCTCATCCAGGGCCTCTACTACAACATCGGCATGTGGTGGATGGGCTATCAGGCCGGTCTCCGCGCGTTCACCGCCGCCGTGCTGGGCGGCATTGGGAACATGCCCGGCGCCGCGCTCGGCGGCCTCGTGATCGGCTTTCTCTCCGCGTGGAGCGATCAGTACATTTCGGCACGTTGGACCAACGCCATCGTGTTTTCGATCCTGATCCTCGTCCTCGTCTTCCGGCCCCAGGGCCTCCTGGGCGATCGCACCCCCGAGAAGGTCTGA
- a CDS encoding branched-chain amino acid ABC transporter substrate-binding protein, which translates to MRVSRFFVLAVALLGLVALTLPSEAQQCPKGKLRLYTSWPMQGAMLPEGTGMKNGVEMAVSEAGGVAGGYCLEVINLDDASPQTGKWDGAVEAENANKAVADPLAIVYIGTYNSGAAKVSIPITNRAHMAQVTPANTYPGLTKKRGAAPGEPDIYRPGGFVNYFRPIPADDIQGAVGAKWAKRMGVKKVFLLNDQELYGKGIADVFEATAKKIGLTVVANEGIDWKQPDQKPILTKVRASGADLVYMGGVIETGAQVVVRQMKEVGLTAPRTRFMGPDGLLEEELLKGATCDAALATDMRVTFAGLPFEKMRGVGAKTYETYKTKYGKEPTSYALYAAEGTRVIIQAIGKAAPAIEKAKDVTEKREAVRKAIASTKNYEGINGKWSFDENGDVDYDTMSGFKAVKAEGPIGCKFQFETILE; encoded by the coding sequence ATGAGAGTCTCGCGGTTTTTCGTCCTCGCCGTCGCGCTTTTGGGCCTCGTCGCCCTCACACTCCCCTCGGAGGCCCAGCAATGCCCGAAGGGCAAGCTCCGCCTCTACACATCGTGGCCGATGCAGGGCGCCATGCTCCCTGAGGGCACCGGCATGAAGAACGGCGTGGAGATGGCCGTCTCGGAGGCGGGCGGAGTCGCCGGAGGGTACTGCCTCGAAGTCATCAACCTCGACGACGCCTCGCCGCAGACGGGCAAGTGGGACGGCGCGGTCGAGGCGGAGAACGCCAACAAGGCGGTGGCCGACCCGCTGGCCATCGTCTACATCGGGACCTACAACTCCGGCGCCGCGAAGGTCTCCATCCCCATCACGAACCGCGCCCACATGGCGCAGGTCACGCCCGCCAACACCTACCCCGGCCTCACCAAGAAGCGCGGGGCCGCGCCCGGCGAGCCGGACATCTACCGGCCGGGCGGCTTCGTGAACTACTTCCGTCCCATCCCCGCCGATGACATCCAGGGCGCGGTGGGCGCGAAGTGGGCCAAGCGGATGGGCGTGAAGAAGGTGTTCCTCCTCAACGACCAGGAGCTCTACGGCAAGGGCATCGCCGACGTGTTCGAGGCCACCGCCAAGAAGATCGGGCTCACGGTGGTCGCCAACGAGGGCATCGACTGGAAGCAGCCGGACCAGAAGCCGATCCTCACCAAGGTGCGCGCCTCGGGCGCCGACCTCGTCTACATGGGCGGCGTCATCGAGACCGGCGCGCAGGTGGTCGTGCGGCAGATGAAGGAAGTGGGCCTCACGGCCCCGCGCACCCGCTTCATGGGGCCGGACGGCCTCCTCGAGGAGGAGCTGCTGAAGGGCGCCACCTGTGACGCGGCGCTCGCCACCGACATGCGCGTCACCTTCGCGGGGCTGCCCTTCGAGAAGATGCGGGGCGTCGGGGCCAAGACCTACGAGACCTACAAGACGAAGTACGGCAAGGAGCCGACCTCCTACGCGCTCTACGCCGCCGAGGGCACCCGCGTGATCATCCAGGCCATCGGAAAGGCCGCTCCCGCCATCGAGAAGGCCAAGGACGTGACCGAGAAGCGCGAGGCGGTGCGCAAGGCCATCGCCTCCACCAAGAACTACGAAGGCATCAACGGCAAGTGGAGCTTCGACGAGAACGGCGACGTCGACTACGACACCATGTCCGGCTTCAAGGCGGTGAAGGCGGAGGGGCCCATCGGCTGCAAGTTCCAGTTCGAGACCATCCTCGAGTAA